In Myxococcus xanthus, a genomic segment contains:
- a CDS encoding alpha/beta hydrolase family protein, which translates to MFHDIRDTLKKLTRGACLGAVALTGAACASSPGRGGPEPIPAEATAPWSEAVAGASVTPDGRPPYVNGAAFRGEDVTVGQAPFLLKGTLTVPAGTGPFPGVVLVHGSGPHDRDVRFGPNALFKDLAEGLSSRGIAVLRYDKRTFQYKESFAGGISIDDEVVVDAVSAMGVLKARPEVDAARVFVVGHSLGALLAPEIALRSAPVAGAVLLAPPGRPMWALILAQLRYLGAPAERIAEIEKAAEPLKAGTASTGSFLGLPMSYWKDLESRDGVGMARKLHRPILIMQGERDYQSTKEDLATWRRGLAQVDRVDVVTIPGSNHMFIHGDGKPGPAEYMIPGHVDARVVEVLCSFLLSARE; encoded by the coding sequence ATGTTTCACGATATCCGTGACACGTTGAAGAAGCTGACTCGTGGTGCATGTCTGGGTGCTGTCGCTCTCACTGGCGCGGCCTGCGCGAGTTCTCCAGGGCGCGGTGGGCCGGAGCCCATCCCCGCGGAGGCCACGGCCCCATGGTCCGAGGCGGTTGCTGGTGCCTCGGTGACGCCCGATGGCCGTCCTCCGTATGTGAACGGCGCGGCGTTCCGGGGCGAGGATGTCACCGTAGGGCAGGCGCCCTTCCTGCTGAAGGGCACGTTGACGGTGCCGGCGGGGACGGGCCCCTTCCCTGGCGTCGTGCTGGTTCACGGCTCTGGCCCGCACGACCGGGACGTGCGCTTCGGGCCCAACGCGCTATTCAAGGACCTCGCCGAGGGGCTCTCGTCGCGCGGCATCGCCGTCCTGCGTTACGACAAACGCACCTTCCAGTACAAGGAGTCGTTCGCAGGCGGCATTTCCATTGATGATGAGGTCGTGGTGGACGCGGTCTCGGCCATGGGCGTGCTCAAGGCGCGGCCGGAGGTGGATGCCGCGCGCGTCTTCGTGGTGGGGCATAGCCTGGGGGCCCTCCTGGCGCCGGAGATTGCCCTCCGCTCGGCGCCAGTCGCGGGCGCGGTTCTGCTGGCGCCACCGGGGCGTCCCATGTGGGCGCTGATTCTCGCGCAGCTGCGGTACCTGGGCGCGCCGGCTGAGCGAATCGCCGAGATTGAGAAGGCTGCCGAGCCGTTGAAGGCCGGGACGGCCAGCACCGGGAGCTTCCTTGGCTTGCCGATGTCGTACTGGAAGGACCTGGAATCGCGCGACGGAGTCGGGATGGCCCGGAAGCTCCATCGCCCCATTCTTATCATGCAAGGGGAGCGGGACTACCAAAGCACCAAGGAGGACTTGGCGACGTGGAGGCGTGGGCTTGCCCAGGTCGACCGCGTCGACGTGGTGACGATTCCCGGCAGCAACCACATGTTCATCCATGGGGACGGAAAACCAGGGCCCGCCGAGTACATGATTCCCGGCCACGTGGACGCGCGAGTCGTCGAGGTGCTTTGTTCCTTCCTCCTCTCCGCGCGCGAGTGA
- a CDS encoding SdpI family protein, with the protein MRISRANALSLGLVIVSFAMTFVLYGRLPESIPTHWNAAGVVDRYTPKPWGPFVLPLVMAAVYLVLVAVPRISPRHFRVTRFQGVFEGIQAALVAFLFLLNTLVLLAGIGVPVPMARVVPAATGLVLVVLGNYMGKFTKNFFCGIRTPWTLASDEVWLRTHRLGGRLFVLAGVIVFVSGLLGGGPVPVLAAVAVATVTPIVYSYVLYRRIEGGNRGPTDDADSRRSA; encoded by the coding sequence ATGAGAATCAGCCGAGCCAATGCGTTGAGTCTGGGACTCGTCATCGTGTCGTTCGCGATGACCTTCGTGCTCTACGGCCGATTGCCGGAGTCGATACCCACGCACTGGAATGCCGCGGGGGTGGTGGATAGGTATACACCCAAGCCCTGGGGGCCCTTCGTCCTGCCGCTGGTGATGGCTGCTGTGTACCTGGTGCTGGTGGCCGTGCCACGGATTTCGCCCAGGCACTTCCGCGTGACGCGGTTCCAGGGCGTCTTCGAGGGCATCCAGGCGGCGCTGGTCGCATTCCTCTTCCTGCTCAACACCCTGGTCCTGCTCGCGGGCATTGGAGTGCCCGTGCCGATGGCTCGCGTGGTTCCCGCGGCCACGGGCCTGGTCCTCGTGGTCCTGGGCAACTACATGGGGAAGTTCACCAAGAATTTCTTCTGTGGAATCCGGACGCCCTGGACGCTCGCGAGCGATGAGGTCTGGCTGCGCACGCATCGCCTGGGAGGACGGCTCTTTGTCCTAGCGGGAGTCATCGTCTTCGTCTCGGGGCTCCTCGGTGGCGGTCCGGTTCCCGTGCTCGCGGCTGTCGCCGTCGCGACGGTGACCCCCATCGTCTATTCATACGTCCTCTATCGTCGCATCGAGGGGGGCAATCGCGGACCGACAGACGATGCGGACTCTCGTCGGTCTGCCTGA
- a CDS encoding autorepressor SdpR family transcription factor has translation MRTQEVFKAISDPTRRKVLKLLQGGSKSAGELAEAFDITKGSLSHHFNVLKAADLVRCERRGQQIVYSLNTTVFEDVAAVLLDLFKVDKGNGEPS, from the coding sequence ATGCGAACGCAGGAGGTCTTCAAGGCGATTTCAGACCCGACCCGGCGCAAGGTGCTCAAGCTCCTGCAGGGCGGCTCGAAGTCCGCAGGAGAGCTCGCTGAGGCGTTCGACATCACGAAGGGGTCGCTATCGCATCACTTCAACGTGCTCAAAGCGGCGGACCTGGTGCGCTGTGAGCGCCGCGGACAGCAAATCGTCTACTCCCTCAACACGACTGTGTTCGAGGACGTAGCGGCAGTCCTGCTCGACCTCTTCAAGGTCGATAAGGGGAATGGAGAGCCGTCATGA
- a CDS encoding phage portal protein: MTVPADVHVAEERLQAILKAVVVGARVDEPASRPGGEDALAFSEAGALQPPYEPEALCLLVEHSNSLRQNVDAYATNIDGFGYRFEPAIDFDGDGAQEKVADAMALERLAARDAGTLPSGTPLRPTDEEVAAHAEEVRQQARVEKARLESFFDFCCFDSSFVELRRRTRHDLEVTGNAYWEVLRDGKGDIARFVYVPSYTVRLLPLDKEAVEVRERVRISAVSFDTVTTRRRLRRYIQVQGSERVYFKSFGDSRVISRLTGRAFQDVAALKVADASDGPATELIHFAIHSPRSPYGIPRWVGTLLSVLGSRQMEEVNYLYFNNKSVPPLALLVSGGRLSDASVPRIERFIEENLKGKANFHKILILEADGAGTGDGGRAKIELRPLTDAQQQDALFQQYDQRNIDKVGSAFRLPPLLRGDGRDFNRSVAEAQLRFAEDQVFQPERDEFDFLLNRKVLADMGVRFWKFRSQTTATRDPERMTEMVERLVRVGVLTPEEGRHLAGDIFHREFRKIGDDWVKRPITLTLAGIQTGVDDLKPQKDRGSLLGEAKRLLGLREELRAEEERLAQGRLALARRYLDTESVSVPRAEFDTWFSAGES; the protein is encoded by the coding sequence GTGACGGTGCCCGCAGACGTCCACGTGGCCGAGGAGCGCCTCCAGGCGATTCTCAAAGCAGTGGTGGTGGGCGCCCGCGTCGATGAGCCCGCCAGCCGCCCTGGAGGCGAGGACGCCCTGGCCTTCAGTGAGGCGGGCGCCCTCCAGCCCCCGTATGAGCCGGAGGCCCTCTGCCTCCTCGTCGAGCACTCCAACTCTCTTCGGCAGAATGTCGACGCCTACGCCACCAACATCGACGGCTTCGGCTACCGCTTCGAGCCCGCCATCGACTTCGACGGGGACGGGGCGCAGGAGAAGGTGGCCGACGCCATGGCCCTGGAGCGCCTGGCCGCGCGTGACGCCGGCACGCTGCCTTCCGGGACGCCCCTACGCCCCACGGACGAGGAAGTCGCTGCGCACGCGGAGGAAGTGCGTCAGCAGGCCCGGGTGGAGAAGGCTCGCCTGGAGTCCTTCTTTGATTTCTGCTGCTTCGACTCCAGCTTCGTCGAGCTGCGTCGCCGCACCCGGCATGACTTGGAGGTGACGGGCAACGCGTACTGGGAGGTGCTGCGCGACGGCAAGGGCGACATCGCTCGCTTCGTCTACGTGCCCTCGTACACCGTTCGCCTGCTCCCCCTGGACAAGGAGGCCGTCGAGGTGCGCGAGCGCGTGCGTATCTCCGCCGTCAGCTTCGACACCGTCACCACCCGCCGGCGCCTGCGCCGTTACATCCAGGTGCAGGGCAGCGAGCGGGTGTACTTCAAATCCTTCGGCGACTCGCGCGTCATCTCCCGCCTCACCGGCCGCGCCTTCCAGGACGTCGCCGCCCTCAAGGTCGCAGACGCGTCGGACGGCCCCGCCACGGAGCTCATCCACTTCGCCATCCACTCGCCGCGTTCCCCCTACGGCATTCCTCGGTGGGTGGGCACCCTGCTGTCCGTCCTCGGCTCCCGGCAGATGGAGGAGGTCAACTACCTCTACTTCAACAACAAGTCCGTCCCGCCCCTGGCCCTCCTCGTCTCCGGCGGAAGGCTCTCCGACGCCTCCGTGCCGCGCATCGAGCGCTTCATCGAGGAGAACCTGAAGGGGAAGGCCAACTTCCACAAAATCCTCATCCTTGAGGCGGACGGCGCCGGCACCGGTGACGGAGGCCGCGCGAAGATTGAGCTGCGCCCGCTGACAGACGCCCAGCAGCAGGACGCTCTCTTCCAACAGTACGACCAGCGAAACATCGACAAGGTGGGCAGCGCCTTCCGCCTGCCGCCCCTGCTGCGCGGGGACGGGCGGGACTTCAACCGCTCCGTGGCGGAGGCGCAGCTGCGCTTCGCCGAGGACCAGGTCTTCCAGCCCGAGCGCGACGAGTTCGACTTCTTGCTGAATCGGAAGGTGCTCGCCGACATGGGCGTGCGCTTCTGGAAATTTAGGTCGCAGACGACGGCCACGAGAGACCCCGAGCGCATGACGGAGATGGTCGAGCGCCTGGTGCGCGTGGGTGTGCTGACGCCCGAAGAGGGCCGCCACCTAGCCGGCGACATCTTCCACCGCGAGTTCCGCAAGATTGGGGACGATTGGGTGAAGCGCCCCATCACCCTCACGCTGGCGGGCATTCAGACGGGCGTCGATGACCTGAAGCCCCAAAAGGACAGGGGCTCGCTGCTGGGCGAGGCGAAGCGCCTCTTGG